In the Desulforegula conservatrix Mb1Pa genome, one interval contains:
- a CDS encoding acyl-CoA dehydrogenase family protein → MFDYLLDDRAIQLRDEIRSFVKSVPRQMILDMDSEKISFPKDFLSECGKRNFFGCRYPVELGGRGLDWASTSMVMEEIGVLGYIVACVFGVGAELVCDAIILHGTDNQKEKYVKPLLKGEIFAAECLTEPRGGSDFFGATTTAVDKGDHFILNGQKRFIVGGEGADYFLVYAKTNPDAPAHESMTCFIVDKGQGVTSKYLYGLMGCRGGGASRLIFKDVKVPKENVLGRVNGALDVFMTMMIPERLGTAAMTIGAARPALEIATGYTSRRKAFGKTINRFQGVSFQIAEAATLLDASRSMIYTTAKAVDCKIDPARIRRMVSETKKFVTESCQKVVHNSMQVMGGIAYTNVYPIERIHRDIRLASIWTGTNEVMSMITASEWYGEYNQIKKSGITRDCENDAVEAFAEEEKIFE, encoded by the coding sequence ATGTTTGATTATCTGTTGGACGACAGGGCAATTCAGCTTAGAGACGAAATAAGGAGCTTTGTCAAGAGCGTACCTCGCCAGATGATTCTTGACATGGACAGTGAAAAGATAAGCTTCCCCAAGGACTTTCTCAGCGAATGCGGCAAAAGAAACTTCTTTGGCTGCAGATACCCGGTGGAGCTTGGAGGAAGGGGCCTTGATTGGGCATCCACTTCAATGGTCATGGAGGAAATTGGAGTACTTGGATATATAGTTGCCTGCGTTTTCGGAGTCGGAGCCGAACTTGTATGTGATGCAATAATTCTGCATGGCACGGATAACCAAAAAGAAAAATATGTGAAACCTCTTCTTAAAGGTGAAATATTTGCTGCGGAATGTTTGACCGAGCCACGAGGAGGATCTGACTTTTTCGGAGCCACAACAACCGCAGTTGACAAGGGAGACCATTTTATCCTGAACGGCCAGAAACGCTTCATTGTGGGAGGCGAAGGAGCTGACTATTTTCTTGTTTACGCCAAAACAAATCCTGATGCCCCTGCCCATGAATCCATGACCTGCTTCATAGTTGACAAAGGCCAGGGGGTTACTTCAAAGTATCTTTATGGCCTCATGGGTTGCAGAGGCGGCGGTGCATCAAGGCTGATTTTCAAAGACGTAAAAGTCCCTAAGGAAAATGTACTTGGCAGGGTGAACGGAGCACTTGATGTATTTATGACCATGATGATCCCTGAGAGGCTGGGAACAGCAGCCATGACAATCGGAGCTGCAAGACCGGCCCTTGAGATAGCAACAGGATATACTTCAAGGAGAAAGGCTTTTGGCAAGACGATTAACAGATTCCAGGGCGTAAGCTTCCAAATCGCAGAAGCCGCGACGCTCTTGGACGCTTCAAGAAGCATGATTTACACAACAGCTAAAGCCGTAGACTGCAAGATCGACCCCGCGAGAATAAGAAGAATGGTTTCAGAAACAAAAAAATTCGTCACTGAATCCTGCCAAAAGGTTGTGCATAATTCCATGCAGGTAATGGGCGGAATAGCATATACGAATGTCTATCCGATTGAAAGAATACACAGAGACATCAGACTTGCGTCGATATGGACAGGCACAAACGAAGTGATGTCCATGATCACAGCAAGTGAATGGTACGGCGAATATAATCAGATCAAAAAATCAGGAATTACAAGAGACTGTGAAAATGATGCGGTTGAAGCATTTGCTGAAGAGGAAAAAATATTCGAATAA
- a CDS encoding adenylate/guanylate cyclase domain-containing protein, with translation MHHMNKIHPNGYLQRLESLIEERLKPGADKEKIDARIWDIFGANWSILFTDLAGFSRYVAEFGIIHFLQNILESQKIFEPCIDAHDGVLFKVEGDSMLILFKRPRKAVECAISMQYAAKEYNKDKADEEKILLCAGIGYGKVLTIGSRDVFGQEVNAASKLGEDVARAWEILVTDSVAEEIGDMPCIKLEKIDKVPPGAKAAYKLIYEI, from the coding sequence ATGCATCATATGAATAAAATTCATCCGAATGGTTATCTCCAGCGCCTGGAATCATTGATTGAAGAGCGGCTCAAGCCTGGTGCCGACAAGGAAAAGATAGACGCCAGAATATGGGATATTTTTGGGGCTAACTGGTCCATTCTTTTTACAGATCTGGCAGGCTTTTCAAGATATGTGGCAGAATTTGGTATTATTCATTTTCTTCAGAATATTTTAGAGTCCCAGAAAATTTTCGAGCCATGCATAGATGCCCATGATGGGGTGCTTTTCAAGGTGGAAGGGGACAGCATGCTGATTCTTTTCAAAAGACCCAGGAAAGCTGTCGAATGTGCAATTTCAATGCAGTATGCAGCAAAGGAATATAACAAAGACAAGGCTGATGAGGAAAAAATTCTTTTGTGTGCTGGTATTGGTTATGGAAAGGTTCTTACAATAGGGAGCCGGGATGTTTTTGGCCAGGAAGTTAATGCGGCAAGCAAGCTTGGCGAGGATGTCGCAAGGGCCTGGGAAATTCTGGTGACAGATTCTGTCGCAGAAGAAATAGGAGACATGCCCTGCATTAAGCTTGAGAAAATTGATAAGGTTCCTCCTGGAGCCAAGGCTGCCTATAAACTGATATATGAGATATGA
- a CDS encoding alpha/beta hydrolase — MKFFRFILVLCLLVTMTNVSFAGPIRNWIAEKRAQDNHDDLGNDENLTYGKINLPQGVRLIRDVPYGSDGKQRMDIYIPEKAKDAPVIFMVHGGAWRTGDKAASGVVENKVARWVPKGIIFISANYRLLPDANPLIQEDDVILAIKKAQKDAEKWGGDPSKFILMGHSAGAHLVSLVSADPQKAKKAGAKPWLGTVSLDSAAYDISETMMSKHYRFYDKAFGKDPALWKTASPVHMLSEGANPFFAVCSSIRPDSPCTQARNFAEKGISLGIRIEISEQAMTHADINKKLGISGAYTESVEAFMSSLDERIKKCLDGI, encoded by the coding sequence GGCCCTATAAGAAACTGGATAGCTGAGAAAAGGGCGCAGGATAATCATGATGATCTTGGAAACGATGAGAATTTGACCTATGGTAAAATCAATCTTCCCCAGGGTGTGAGGCTCATCAGAGATGTTCCATATGGTTCCGACGGAAAGCAGCGGATGGATATTTATATTCCTGAAAAGGCAAAGGACGCGCCTGTGATATTTATGGTTCACGGCGGAGCCTGGCGTACAGGTGACAAGGCTGCAAGCGGAGTTGTGGAAAACAAGGTGGCGCGTTGGGTTCCAAAGGGAATTATTTTTATATCGGCCAATTACAGACTCCTGCCCGACGCGAATCCCTTGATACAGGAAGATGACGTTATCCTTGCAATTAAAAAGGCCCAGAAAGACGCTGAAAAATGGGGCGGCGATCCGTCAAAATTTATATTGATGGGGCATTCAGCAGGGGCTCATCTTGTTTCACTTGTTTCGGCAGATCCTCAAAAAGCTAAAAAGGCCGGAGCAAAACCATGGCTTGGAACAGTATCCCTTGACAGCGCTGCATATGACATTTCCGAAACTATGATGTCAAAGCATTACAGGTTTTACGACAAGGCTTTCGGTAAAGATCCTGCGTTATGGAAAACAGCGTCTCCTGTGCATATGCTCTCTGAGGGAGCAAACCCTTTTTTTGCAGTGTGTTCAAGCATACGCCCAGACTCACCATGCACCCAGGCAAGGAATTTTGCAGAAAAAGGAATTTCCCTTGGGATCAGGATCGAGATTTCAGAACAGGCTATGACGCACGCAGATATCAATAAGAAACTTGGAATTTCAGGAGCGTATACTGAGTCGGTCGAGGCCTTCATGTCGTCACTCGATGAAAGGATAAAGAAGTGCCTTGACGGAATATGA